The Achromobacter deleyi genome has a window encoding:
- a CDS encoding undecaprenyl-phosphate glucose phosphotransferase, whose product MDPSQTDTSARFSGASYIYRLLDAAIVITCGLTATGLKFSEDALADPPQIHLFLIYLCGLGVIAIFPAFRLYVSWRGRLLTDLVVRSLAAWATVFALGIFVSFLMHQAGAVSRLWAATWFGMAALTLAGVRIAVYAALGAARDRGHNKKRVLLVGFGALGHDLWRRVERYREAGYEVAGIYAEPHEILPPQVRRLHDLDNLHGFVHENNVREIWIVLPMEAGQELREVLYHLRNDLVDIRWIPDVMSIQLLGHRIGEFLGLPAIQLNSLPAAGVRGWTKEVFDRSFAFCALIGLSPVMLTVALLVKATSRGPVFFTQPRLGVDGKVFHVYKFRTMTVHQEHGVVTQATRNDNRITRIGGFLRRTSLDELPQFLNVLMGDMSVVGPRPHALEHNEMYKDLVQRYMMRHRVKPGITGWAQVNGFRGQTDTLRKMSDRVEHDIYYIQHWTFRMDLLIIARTAVSGWTGRNVY is encoded by the coding sequence ATGGACCCGTCCCAAACGGACACGTCGGCGAGATTCAGCGGGGCAAGTTATATCTATCGCTTGCTCGACGCCGCGATCGTGATCACCTGCGGCCTGACTGCCACCGGCTTGAAATTCTCGGAAGATGCGCTGGCGGATCCTCCGCAGATTCATCTGTTCCTGATCTATCTGTGCGGCCTGGGCGTGATCGCCATCTTCCCGGCCTTCCGTCTGTACGTGTCCTGGCGCGGCCGCCTGCTTACCGATCTGGTGGTGCGCAGCCTGGCGGCATGGGCCACCGTTTTCGCGTTGGGCATATTCGTCAGTTTTCTCATGCACCAGGCCGGCGCGGTATCCCGCTTATGGGCGGCTACCTGGTTCGGCATGGCGGCGCTGACGCTGGCCGGCGTGCGCATCGCCGTCTATGCGGCGCTGGGCGCCGCGCGCGACCGCGGCCATAACAAGAAGCGTGTGCTGCTGGTGGGTTTTGGCGCCCTGGGCCATGACCTGTGGCGCCGCGTCGAGCGGTACCGCGAAGCCGGTTATGAAGTGGCCGGCATCTACGCGGAACCGCATGAAATCCTGCCGCCGCAAGTGCGCCGCCTGCATGATCTCGACAACCTGCACGGCTTCGTGCATGAGAACAATGTGCGCGAGATCTGGATCGTGCTGCCGATGGAAGCCGGCCAGGAGTTGCGCGAGGTGCTGTATCACCTGCGCAACGACCTGGTGGATATCCGCTGGATTCCGGACGTGATGTCGATTCAGCTGCTGGGGCACCGCATCGGCGAGTTCCTGGGCCTGCCCGCCATCCAGCTCAACAGCCTGCCGGCCGCCGGCGTGCGCGGCTGGACCAAAGAGGTCTTTGACCGCAGCTTCGCGTTCTGCGCGCTGATCGGCCTGTCTCCCGTGATGCTGACCGTGGCCTTGCTGGTCAAGGCGACCTCGCGCGGCCCCGTCTTCTTCACCCAGCCCCGGCTGGGCGTGGACGGCAAGGTGTTCCACGTCTACAAGTTCCGCACCATGACCGTGCACCAGGAGCACGGCGTGGTCACGCAGGCCACCCGCAACGACAACCGCATCACGCGGATCGGCGGCTTCCTGCGCCGGACCAGCCTCGATGAGCTGCCCCAGTTCCTCAATGTGCTGATGGGCGACATGTCGGTCGTCGGACCGCGGCCCCACGCGCTGGAGCACAACGAAATGTACAAGGACCTGGTGCAGCGCTACATGATGCGCCACCGCGTCAAGCCGGGCATCACCGGCTGGGCGCAGGTCAACGGCTTTCGCGGTCAGACCGACACGCTGCGCAAGATGAGCGACCGCGTCGAGCACGACATCTACTACATCCAGCACTGGACGTTCAGGATGGACCTGCTGATCATCGCCCGCACGGCGGTATCTGGATGGACGGGCCGCAATGTCTACTAA
- a CDS encoding lipopolysaccharide biosynthesis protein produces the protein MLGFVRKHIAGNASFWGLVEYGIGPVAALIALPILFRQLGTVGFGQYSMIIAMAGFGNAANLGAAVTATKLVSESMHQPGGAYRAAGVSLSLIGCALAVVTLAAVLLWGVVGLGWPTATFGGVAVTMLAMPALAIYLTQQYDQLFSGCLKGREDFRATALCEVFSRAGTMALACAAAWLTASPTWTGLAQAVGLLLAGSVKMRVFARAYGRVLVRPVRDRGAMMDAFKFSRWSWLNSLSALAFGSVDRVLVGSLMGPAALAIYTVGVQVGQIIHTASVAIFQKAMPRISRLSVSPPYAGAAEREIRRMMLWNLALSAGATLAVLAVSRPLLNLLLGDNVATGHLGTFQLLIVASGLLSLNAAAHFSLLGLGNSRAVAILNGLGGLAMLCVMAGLVHVAGEHAAAWGRMAYAAITLAGVALAIRQSRPDFPGAMPAATR, from the coding sequence ATGCTTGGATTCGTAAGGAAACACATCGCCGGCAATGCCTCCTTCTGGGGGCTGGTGGAGTACGGCATCGGCCCGGTCGCGGCCCTGATCGCGCTGCCCATCCTGTTCCGCCAGCTGGGGACGGTGGGCTTTGGCCAGTACTCCATGATCATTGCCATGGCCGGGTTCGGCAACGCCGCCAACCTGGGCGCGGCCGTGACCGCGACCAAGCTGGTGTCCGAAAGCATGCACCAGCCGGGCGGCGCCTATCGCGCGGCGGGCGTCAGCCTGTCGCTGATCGGTTGCGCGCTGGCCGTCGTGACCCTGGCGGCCGTGCTGTTGTGGGGGGTGGTCGGCCTGGGATGGCCAACGGCCACCTTCGGCGGCGTCGCCGTGACGATGCTGGCCATGCCGGCGCTGGCCATCTACCTGACGCAGCAGTATGACCAGCTGTTCTCCGGCTGCCTGAAGGGGCGCGAGGATTTCCGCGCCACCGCGCTGTGCGAGGTTTTCAGCCGCGCCGGCACCATGGCGCTGGCCTGCGCGGCGGCCTGGCTGACCGCGTCGCCCACCTGGACGGGCCTGGCCCAGGCCGTGGGCCTGCTGCTGGCCGGCAGCGTGAAGATGCGCGTCTTTGCCCGCGCCTACGGCCGCGTGCTGGTGCGCCCGGTGCGTGACCGCGGCGCCATGATGGACGCATTCAAGTTCTCCCGGTGGTCGTGGCTGAACAGCCTGAGCGCGCTGGCCTTCGGTTCGGTGGACCGGGTGCTGGTCGGCAGCCTCATGGGCCCCGCCGCGCTTGCCATCTATACCGTGGGCGTGCAGGTGGGCCAGATCATCCATACCGCCTCGGTCGCCATTTTCCAGAAGGCCATGCCGCGCATCAGCCGCCTGTCGGTGTCGCCGCCCTACGCCGGCGCCGCCGAACGCGAGATCCGCCGCATGATGCTGTGGAACCTGGCGCTGTCGGCCGGCGCCACGCTGGCGGTGCTGGCGGTCAGCCGGCCGCTGCTGAACCTGCTGCTGGGCGACAACGTCGCCACCGGCCATCTCGGCACCTTCCAGCTGCTCATCGTGGCTTCGGGCCTGTTGTCCCTGAACGCCGCGGCGCATTTCTCCCTCCTTGGGCTCGGCAACTCCCGCGCCGTCGCAATCCTGAACGGACTGGGCGGCCTGGCGATGCTGTGCGTCATGGCGGGACTGGTACACGTGGCGGGGGAACACGCCGCGGCTTGGGGCCGCATGGCCTACGCGGCGATCACGCTGGCCGGCGTGGCCCTCGCCATCCGTCAATCCCGCCCCGACTTTCCGGGCGCCATGCCTGCGGCCACCCGATAA
- a CDS encoding glycosyltransferase family 2 protein, with product MLRSYMRKRHNEYSRQLIDFVRELRPPAPIASGLLPKVTIVTPSFNQAKFLERTILSVLNQGYPRLEYIIIDGGSTDGSVDIIKKYERYLTYWESTPDRGQSHAINKGFERATGDYVGWQNSDDLYFPGALRKLGAAAARGRAPIVSGNLFVADADNRIFRKIHYTPVNRGTLTVVKASIPNQSAIFRRDLLRKYGLLQESMRYCMDLELWSRLLREGKNLIVPDALGVYTAHDETKTALMQDVLLEEREQIVTRIRRTEPGLGRLFELSCRASKVAAHARQGDLSYLLEKLTTKIFGRDDWAAH from the coding sequence ATGCTGAGGTCCTACATGCGCAAGCGCCATAACGAGTATTCACGCCAGCTCATCGACTTCGTCCGCGAGCTCCGCCCGCCAGCGCCCATCGCCAGCGGCCTGCTGCCCAAAGTGACCATCGTGACCCCCTCGTTCAACCAGGCCAAGTTCCTGGAGCGCACCATCCTGTCCGTGCTGAACCAGGGCTATCCGCGGCTGGAGTACATCATCATCGACGGCGGCTCCACCGATGGCAGCGTGGACATCATCAAGAAGTACGAGCGCTACCTGACGTACTGGGAAAGCACCCCGGACCGCGGCCAGTCCCACGCCATCAACAAGGGCTTCGAACGCGCCACCGGCGACTACGTCGGCTGGCAGAACTCGGACGACCTGTACTTCCCCGGCGCGCTGCGCAAGCTGGGCGCGGCGGCGGCGCGCGGCCGCGCGCCCATCGTCAGCGGCAATCTCTTCGTGGCGGACGCCGACAACCGCATCTTCCGCAAGATCCACTACACCCCCGTCAATCGCGGCACGCTGACAGTGGTGAAGGCGTCCATTCCCAACCAGTCCGCGATCTTTCGCCGCGACCTGCTGCGCAAGTACGGCCTGCTGCAGGAAAGCATGCGCTACTGCATGGACCTGGAGCTGTGGAGCCGCCTGCTACGCGAAGGCAAGAACCTGATCGTTCCGGATGCATTGGGCGTCTACACCGCCCACGACGAGACCAAGACCGCGCTGATGCAGGACGTGCTGCTGGAAGAGCGCGAGCAGATCGTCACCCGCATCCGGCGCACCGAACCGGGCCTGGGACGGCTGTTCGAACTGTCCTGCCGCGCTTCCAAGGTGGCGGCCCACGCCCGGCAAGGAGACCTGTCGTACCTGCTCGAAAAGCTGACCACCAAGATTTTCGGGCGTGACGACTGGGCTGCGCATTAG
- a CDS encoding O-antigen ligase family protein, translating to MNPRRRFSTLHLLGLFVFTALALNDDRFILGVGSFKLSPFDVLFVAMLAVKALRLAEPGAYALPRGALGMLLAFQAMSVIYLLLVSVDHPGIETGDVARDLRIVFYFLCTPFLCYKDIDSPAAYAVLQKYIVAASLAVATLMLLEQAQGFSVANPLRNVRLGVWAIPMGVVSLLYFRRTLNVSGPKAYALTVYMVMALVFSLNRSQYLQLAISVLIAVMLAGNSDIRRRAVLIFAPAAVAGVLIFASIGYLDVLANRIFSVEKLDEDSSYGARIQEMEGQMDFFAESPVFGKGAGFRSWVMGENGFELSTFAHNSWAFYLMKFGVVGTIMIMLPPLLILLLSLLRRYAHPGLEMHRRYLLATAPIYIFIDSLSGGLAYAPKTAFTGFLLCYCLSLMRNAQIMPVPRNEPPVPSHRPGAVRRAPTRVIPHA from the coding sequence ATGAACCCGCGCCGCCGCTTCTCCACCCTGCACCTGCTGGGCCTCTTCGTGTTCACCGCGCTCGCCTTGAACGACGACCGGTTCATCCTGGGGGTGGGCAGCTTCAAGCTGTCGCCCTTCGACGTGCTGTTCGTCGCCATGCTGGCTGTGAAGGCGCTGAGGCTGGCCGAGCCCGGCGCCTACGCGCTGCCGCGCGGCGCGCTGGGCATGCTGCTGGCGTTCCAGGCCATGTCAGTGATCTACCTGCTGCTGGTGTCCGTGGACCACCCAGGCATAGAGACCGGCGACGTGGCGCGGGACCTGCGCATCGTCTTCTATTTCTTGTGTACGCCCTTTCTTTGCTACAAGGACATCGACAGCCCGGCCGCCTATGCGGTGCTGCAGAAGTACATCGTGGCCGCCAGCCTGGCGGTCGCCACGCTGATGCTGCTGGAGCAGGCGCAGGGCTTCAGCGTGGCCAATCCGCTGCGCAATGTGCGGCTGGGCGTGTGGGCCATTCCCATGGGCGTGGTGTCGCTGCTGTACTTCCGGCGCACGCTGAACGTGTCGGGTCCGAAGGCGTACGCGCTGACGGTGTACATGGTGATGGCGCTGGTGTTCTCGCTGAACCGCAGCCAGTACCTGCAGCTTGCAATCTCCGTCCTGATCGCCGTGATGCTGGCGGGCAACTCCGACATCCGGCGCCGCGCCGTGCTGATCTTTGCGCCCGCGGCCGTCGCCGGCGTGCTGATCTTCGCCAGCATCGGCTACCTGGATGTGCTGGCCAACCGCATCTTCAGCGTCGAAAAGCTGGACGAGGACTCCAGCTACGGCGCCCGCATCCAGGAAATGGAGGGGCAGATGGACTTCTTCGCGGAAAGCCCCGTGTTCGGCAAGGGCGCGGGCTTCCGGAGCTGGGTCATGGGCGAGAATGGCTTCGAGCTGAGCACGTTCGCGCACAACTCCTGGGCCTTCTACCTGATGAAATTCGGCGTGGTTGGCACGATCATGATCATGCTGCCGCCGCTGCTGATCCTGCTGCTCTCGCTGCTGAGACGCTATGCGCATCCCGGACTGGAGATGCACCGGCGCTACCTGCTTGCCACGGCCCCGATCTACATATTCATTGATTCGCTGTCCGGCGGTCTGGCCTATGCGCCCAAGACCGCCTTCACCGGATTCCTGCTGTGCTATTGCCTGTCGCTGATGCGCAATGCGCAGATCATGCCTGTACCTCGTAACGAGCCGCCCGTCCCCAGCCATCGCCCGGGCGCCGTGCGCCGGGCGCCAACACGAGTAATACCCCATGCCTGA
- a CDS encoding GDP-mannose mannosyl hydrolase: MLARSDFRQAVEMLPLVSIDLLLRDAAGHYLTGLRANPPAQGAWFVPGGRIRKNESLRDALRRIVHEELGLSVPEQAWKPRGVYEHFYGTNFAGEAGRSTHYVVLAYEAELSLDTANLPLVQHNGYRWLPAEVIAADPGVHPYTQAYFKE; the protein is encoded by the coding sequence GTGCTGGCCCGGTCGGACTTCCGCCAGGCCGTGGAGATGCTGCCCCTGGTATCGATCGACCTGCTGCTGCGCGACGCCGCCGGGCACTACCTTACCGGCCTGCGCGCCAATCCTCCCGCCCAGGGCGCGTGGTTCGTGCCCGGCGGCCGGATCCGGAAAAACGAGTCCCTGCGCGACGCGCTGCGCCGCATCGTCCATGAAGAGCTGGGGCTGTCCGTGCCCGAGCAGGCATGGAAGCCTCGCGGCGTGTACGAGCATTTCTATGGCACCAATTTCGCGGGTGAAGCGGGACGCTCCACCCACTATGTCGTCCTCGCGTACGAGGCCGAGCTTTCGTTGGATACCGCAAACCTTCCCCTGGTCCAGCACAACGGCTACCGCTGGTTGCCCGCGGAAGTGATCGCCGCCGACCCCGGCGTGCATCCGTACACCCAGGCCTACTTCAAGGAGTGA
- a CDS encoding VanZ family protein, with the protein MARICLPVAVLFFAVLVTVGNLPGLAAEMSDAFGDKRLHLAAYALLTGLVYVSVNRRPALVAMLAATAMGALDESIQSLFPYRQAELLDLLADILAAGATVISLHIGTAAIGSFRAVTKS; encoded by the coding sequence ATGGCCCGGATCTGCCTGCCCGTGGCGGTGCTGTTCTTCGCCGTCCTGGTGACGGTGGGCAACCTGCCCGGGCTGGCGGCCGAGATGTCGGACGCCTTTGGCGACAAGCGGCTGCACCTGGCCGCCTACGCCTTGCTGACCGGGCTGGTTTACGTCTCGGTCAACCGGCGCCCCGCGCTGGTGGCCATGCTGGCGGCCACCGCCATGGGTGCGCTGGATGAATCAATCCAGTCCCTTTTTCCCTACCGACAGGCTGAACTCTTAGACCTTTTGGCCGATATCTTAGCGGCTGGTGCAACAGTAATCTCATTGCACATTGGTACCGCAGCCATCGGCTCCTTTCGTGCAGTTACTAAGTCTTAA
- the gmd gene encoding GDP-mannose 4,6-dehydratase produces MPKRALITGVTGQDGAYLAELLLAKGYEVHGIKRRASLFNTARIDHLYQDPHDQPRNFVLHHGDMTDSCSLIRIVQSVQPDEIYNLAAQSHVGVSFEEPEYTANADGLGTLRLLEAIRILKLENKSRFYQASTSELYGLVQETPQKETTPFYPRSPYAAAKLYAYWISVNYREAYGMYACNGILFNHESPKRGETFVTRKITRGLARIVLGLQECLYLGNLSALRDWGHARDYVEMQWLMLQQDTPEDYVIATGMQYSVREFINTAARELGILLAWEGEGLEETATVLFSPVHDVKPGQVIVRVDPRYFRPTEVETLLGDPTKAREKLGWSPRTTFAELVKEMVESDLKDARRDALVEQNGYEIYAYKE; encoded by the coding sequence ATGCCAAAACGGGCACTGATTACCGGCGTTACTGGCCAAGACGGGGCCTATCTGGCGGAGCTCCTGCTCGCCAAGGGCTATGAGGTCCACGGCATCAAGCGGCGCGCTTCGCTGTTCAATACCGCCCGCATCGACCATCTGTACCAGGACCCCCACGACCAGCCCCGCAATTTCGTGCTGCACCACGGCGACATGACCGACTCGTGCAGCCTGATCCGCATCGTCCAATCGGTGCAGCCCGACGAGATCTACAACCTGGCCGCGCAAAGCCATGTCGGCGTCTCGTTCGAGGAACCGGAATACACGGCCAACGCCGACGGGCTGGGTACCCTGCGCCTGCTGGAGGCCATCCGCATCCTGAAGCTGGAAAACAAGTCGCGCTTCTACCAGGCGTCCACCTCCGAGCTGTACGGGCTGGTGCAGGAAACGCCGCAGAAAGAGACGACGCCGTTCTATCCACGCAGCCCCTATGCGGCCGCCAAGCTGTACGCCTACTGGATCAGCGTGAACTACCGCGAAGCCTACGGCATGTACGCGTGCAACGGCATCCTGTTCAACCACGAGTCGCCCAAGCGCGGGGAGACCTTCGTCACCCGCAAGATCACCCGCGGCCTGGCGCGCATCGTGCTGGGGCTGCAGGAATGCCTGTACCTGGGCAACCTGTCCGCGCTGCGCGACTGGGGCCACGCCCGGGACTACGTCGAAATGCAGTGGCTGATGCTGCAGCAGGACACGCCCGAGGACTACGTCATCGCGACCGGCATGCAGTACAGCGTGCGCGAGTTCATCAACACCGCCGCGCGCGAGCTGGGCATCCTGCTGGCCTGGGAAGGCGAAGGCCTGGAAGAAACGGCGACCGTGCTGTTTTCGCCGGTCCACGACGTCAAGCCCGGCCAGGTCATCGTCCGCGTGGACCCGCGCTACTTCCGTCCCACGGAGGTCGAGACCCTGTTGGGCGATCCCACCAAGGCGCGGGAGAAGCTCGGCTGGTCGCCGCGCACCACGTTCGCGGAACTGGTCAAGGAAATGGTCGAAAGCGATCTGAAGGACGCGCGGCGCGATGCGCTGGTCGAACAGAACGGCTACGAAATCTACGCCTACAAGGAGTAG
- a CDS encoding mannose-1-phosphate guanylyltransferase/mannose-6-phosphate isomerase, with the protein MSNPPPPYRAVILCGGSGSRLWPLSRELLPKQFIRLTDDRSLLQNTLLRLESAGAQARPTLVCNDAHRYIAAEQALELGVKDAEVILEPFARNTAPAIAAATLRAMRDGEDPIMLIMPSDHVLEDGEVLSAAFAQAYQAARQGALVTFGITPTAPLSGYGYIQAEEPGAMAPARRVRRFVEKPSPEVAQRFIEDGGYYWNSGMFAFQASVFLSELARLAPKILEQVQAAVATGHGENALFHLDGPSFEACPSDSMDYAIMERTDSAVVIPLAAPWSDVGAWDAVWGIAQKNLEGNSTTGDVMVEDSRNCLIHSTSRLVASVGLDDIVVIETADAVLVAHKSRSQDVKRLVEIFKTQHRSELNHHREVQRPWGSYDSVGQGPRYQVKRITVKPGARLSSQMHHHRAEHWIVVSGTARIYNGDKQYLLTENQSTYIPLGEIHSLENPGKIPLEIIEVQSGAYLGEDDIVRFQDIYGRV; encoded by the coding sequence ATGAGCAATCCCCCTCCCCCGTACCGGGCAGTCATTCTTTGCGGCGGATCAGGCTCGCGCCTGTGGCCGCTGTCGCGCGAACTGCTGCCGAAGCAGTTCATCCGTTTGACCGATGACCGCAGCCTGCTGCAGAACACCTTGCTGCGCCTGGAGTCGGCGGGCGCCCAGGCCAGGCCCACGCTCGTGTGCAACGATGCCCACCGCTACATCGCCGCGGAGCAGGCGCTGGAGCTGGGCGTCAAGGACGCGGAGGTGATCCTGGAACCGTTTGCGCGCAACACGGCCCCGGCCATCGCCGCCGCCACGCTGCGGGCCATGCGGGACGGCGAAGACCCCATCATGCTCATCATGCCGTCTGACCATGTGCTGGAAGACGGCGAGGTGCTGAGCGCCGCGTTTGCCCAGGCGTATCAGGCCGCGCGCCAGGGCGCCCTGGTGACATTCGGGATTACCCCGACCGCCCCGCTCAGCGGCTACGGCTACATCCAGGCCGAGGAGCCCGGCGCCATGGCGCCTGCGCGCCGGGTGCGCCGCTTTGTCGAAAAGCCGTCGCCGGAGGTCGCGCAGCGCTTCATCGAGGACGGCGGCTACTACTGGAACAGCGGCATGTTCGCGTTCCAGGCGTCCGTGTTCCTGTCCGAGCTGGCCCGCCTGGCCCCCAAGATCCTGGAACAGGTGCAGGCCGCCGTGGCCACGGGGCATGGGGAAAACGCGCTGTTCCACCTGGACGGACCGTCGTTCGAGGCTTGCCCCAGCGACTCGATGGACTACGCCATCATGGAACGCACCGACAGCGCCGTGGTCATCCCGCTGGCGGCGCCCTGGAGCGACGTCGGCGCATGGGACGCGGTCTGGGGCATCGCCCAGAAGAACCTGGAAGGCAATTCCACCACCGGCGACGTCATGGTGGAGGACTCGCGCAACTGCCTGATCCATTCCACCAGCCGGCTGGTCGCCTCGGTCGGGCTGGACGACATCGTGGTGATCGAAACGGCCGATGCCGTGCTGGTCGCGCACAAGTCGCGCTCCCAGGACGTCAAGCGGCTGGTCGAGATATTCAAGACCCAGCACCGCTCGGAGCTCAACCACCACCGCGAGGTGCAGCGGCCCTGGGGTTCGTACGACTCGGTGGGCCAGGGCCCCCGCTACCAGGTCAAGCGCATCACGGTCAAACCGGGAGCGCGCCTGTCCTCGCAGATGCACCACCACCGTGCCGAGCACTGGATCGTGGTATCGGGCACGGCGCGCATCTACAACGGCGATAAGCAATACCTGCTGACGGAGAACCAATCGACCTACATCCCGCTGGGCGAAATCCATAGCCTGGAAAACCCGGGAAAGATCCCGCTGGAGATCATCGAGGTGCAGTCGGGCGCCTACCTGGGCGAGGACGACATCGTCCGCTTCCAGGATATCTACGGCCGTGTCTAG
- a CDS encoding glycosyltransferase, whose amino-acid sequence MPDVLFVAPDLHGGVGRCVAFIVDALPEQGVDSSLFLLRSRNREYPIANPKVTRALPVIESPTKLRLMLPLAFFRLLAQIRRDKPAIVCSHGLLCNMLVVLARKILRGNFKTVAFEHSSPAIHYGASRMRRLKCWLVSQTYRRHDAVVGVSRGVKEDLVSMFPPLRGKVHTIYNGVPLDNVRQQSAGQQAGAGGDSPYQVVAVGRLEAVKDYATLIDAAALLDDPGISFTILGEGSEHAALQKRIDDKASRSPVTLAGHIDNPFPMIAGAGAFALTSIRESFGNVLVEALCLGVPVISTDCPHGPAEILDAGRYGLLVPVGDAAALAEAVRRLAYDGDMRKKLAAQGPERADAFSLERHCRNVIELFQPLMQRGTP is encoded by the coding sequence ATGCCTGATGTCTTGTTTGTCGCGCCAGACTTGCACGGTGGCGTCGGAAGATGCGTCGCCTTCATCGTGGATGCCCTGCCGGAACAGGGGGTGGATTCCTCCCTGTTCCTGCTGCGCTCCCGCAACCGCGAATACCCCATCGCCAACCCCAAGGTCACGCGCGCACTGCCCGTCATCGAATCCCCAACCAAGCTGCGGCTCATGCTGCCCCTGGCTTTTTTTCGCCTGCTGGCCCAGATACGCCGCGACAAACCGGCCATCGTCTGCTCGCACGGCCTGCTGTGCAACATGCTGGTCGTGCTGGCCAGGAAAATCCTGCGCGGCAACTTCAAGACGGTGGCCTTCGAGCACAGCAGCCCGGCCATCCATTACGGCGCCTCGCGCATGCGGCGCCTGAAATGCTGGCTGGTCAGCCAGACCTATCGGCGGCACGACGCGGTGGTGGGCGTGTCGCGCGGCGTCAAGGAAGACCTGGTCAGCATGTTCCCCCCGCTGCGCGGCAAGGTGCACACCATCTACAACGGCGTGCCGCTGGACAACGTGCGCCAGCAGAGCGCCGGGCAGCAGGCCGGCGCCGGCGGCGACTCGCCCTATCAGGTGGTGGCCGTCGGCCGGCTGGAAGCCGTCAAGGATTACGCCACGCTGATCGACGCCGCCGCCCTGCTGGACGATCCCGGCATCAGCTTCACCATCCTGGGCGAAGGATCCGAACACGCCGCCCTGCAAAAGCGGATCGACGACAAGGCGTCGCGCAGCCCGGTCACCCTGGCGGGCCATATCGACAACCCGTTCCCGATGATCGCCGGCGCCGGCGCCTTCGCGCTGACGTCCATCCGCGAGAGCTTCGGCAATGTCCTGGTGGAAGCGCTGTGCCTGGGCGTGCCCGTGATCTCTACCGATTGTCCGCACGGCCCCGCCGAGATCCTGGACGCGGGCCGCTACGGCCTGCTGGTGCCGGTCGGCGACGCCGCCGCGCTGGCCGAGGCGGTGCGGCGCCTGGCCTACGACGGCGACATGCGCAAGAAACTGGCCGCCCAGGGCCCGGAGCGAGCGGACGCCTTTTCCCTGGAGCGGCACTGCCGCAACGTCATTGAGCTATTTCAGCCACTCATGCAACGCGGCACGCCCTGA
- a CDS encoding GDP-L-fucose synthase family protein, protein MTNLDQRVFVAGHRGMVGAAITRELHRRGYPNVLTRSREELDLENQNQVHRFFSTTPVDVVYLAAAKVGGILANQTHPVDFLYKNLMIQCNVIRAAYAAGVRKLLFLGSSCIYPREAPQPIREDALLTGPLEATNEPYAIAKIAGLKLCEAYQRQYGARFICAMPTNLYGPHDNYDLHSSHVLPALIRKFHEGREANQESVTIWGTGTPLREFLYVDDLAQACVMLMEHPDAEGIYNIGAGQDISIADLARLVARVVGYGGNIVYDTGKPDGTPRKLMDSSRVQSLGWRPEISLTHGITLAYGHFLRERTQHALPVA, encoded by the coding sequence ATGACGAACCTGGACCAACGCGTGTTTGTCGCCGGCCACCGCGGCATGGTGGGCGCGGCGATCACCCGCGAACTGCACCGCCGCGGCTACCCCAACGTGCTGACCCGCAGCCGGGAAGAGCTGGACCTGGAGAACCAGAACCAGGTGCACCGCTTCTTTTCGACGACGCCGGTCGACGTGGTGTATCTGGCTGCCGCCAAGGTGGGCGGCATCCTGGCCAACCAGACGCATCCGGTGGACTTCCTCTACAAGAACCTGATGATCCAGTGCAATGTGATCCGCGCCGCGTATGCGGCCGGCGTGCGCAAGCTGCTGTTTCTGGGTTCGTCATGCATCTACCCGCGCGAAGCCCCGCAGCCCATCCGCGAGGACGCCCTGCTGACCGGTCCGCTGGAAGCCACCAACGAGCCCTACGCCATCGCCAAGATCGCGGGCCTGAAGCTGTGCGAGGCCTACCAGCGCCAGTATGGCGCGCGCTTCATCTGCGCCATGCCGACCAACCTGTACGGCCCGCACGACAACTACGACCTGCACAGCAGCCACGTGCTGCCCGCCCTGATCCGCAAATTCCATGAAGGCCGCGAGGCCAACCAGGAAAGCGTGACGATCTGGGGCACCGGCACGCCGCTGCGCGAGTTCCTGTACGTGGACGATCTGGCGCAGGCCTGCGTCATGCTGATGGAGCATCCGGACGCCGAGGGCATCTACAACATCGGCGCCGGCCAGGACATTTCCATCGCGGACCTGGCGCGGCTGGTGGCGCGCGTCGTGGGCTACGGCGGCAACATCGTCTACGACACCGGCAAGCCCGACGGAACGCCGCGCAAGCTGATGGATTCGTCCCGCGTGCAGTCGCTGGGCTGGAGGCCGGAGATTTCGCTGACGCACGGCATCACGCTGGCCTATGGGCATTTCCTGCGCGAGCGCACTCAACATGCGCTGCCCGTGGCCTGA